Part of the Methylomonas rapida genome is shown below.
GCCACTGCTCCCACAGCCCCGCAAAGGCAAACAATTGGTGGTCAGCATGATGGATGTTAAATGCTTGTTTGCCAGATTCGAGTTTCTGCCATTCATAAAAACTTGAGGCAGGAATTAAGCAGCGCCGATGATTGAACGCTGAGCGAAACGACGGTTTTTCACGAACGGTTTCCATGCGGGCGTTGATTAGATGTGAACTGTTTTTACTGTCCTTAGCCCAAGACGGCACCAAGCCCCAGAACAGATTCACCGCCTTGCGCGACTGATCGTCTAGTTCGACGATGTTGAGAATTTTCTGTGCCGGTGCAATGTTGTAGCTTGGCTGAAAGTGTACTTGGCGCAGAATCTCGAAATGTTCAATAAGGGCCTCCGGTGTTGCTGTCAGAGCGTAACGTCCGCACATAGATATTCACCTTGTTTTAACCCTGTTTTGAAAAGCCTCTCTGTCAAACGACGATGTCAGGCCTCGAATCCGATCTCGAACGAGGAAAGACCAGATTCGTCCCCATAGATCAAAGACAAACAGGAAGGATCTGGTGTATCGATCTGATGCGCTGAATACGCGTCCAATAGGGGCGTGATATGTCGTGCCGATCTAGGCGTGGTATAAACGAAATAGCAAGTTTCATCATCAGTCCAGCAGCCAAACATTGCCATGCCCTCGGGCCCGTTTTTAGCCACATAGGCTGCCCTGAATGCGCCAAAGAGCACGGCCATTTCACCGGATTCGTATTCCTGGCGAGAGAGTGTGATGCGGTGCCAACTCATGGGTTTTATCATCTCATACCTTCTGTCACAAATCCTTAGATTGATCCGTATAGCGCCGGTTGTGCCAGTCATAAGAGCGACAGATCATAGCTTAGCGGCCCAAGAATCTTAACATGCCTGCAATTCCGTACCACCAAGCCATCTTGACAAGACCGAATCGAGTTTAAAGGACGCATTCATGATCGAGACGGGTGTGCAAAACCTTAATCATCTGGAGTGTGCACACTCCGAACTTGGCATCGATGGGCAGCATACAGCGTCGATGTGTTTCAGTTTAATTTTTGGAGCTCCAGATGTTTGATAACTACGAAACCAATAACGCAAATGATAAATTTGCGAAATTAAAAGCGATTGCAGCTGGCGAAGTGTCAGCACAACAGCCAATACCCTGGCAACATGAAGTCAACAAACCCTTGATTGGCACGATCAAGGGCTTTAGTGAATTTCATCATGACCGATTCGGTCCCCAGAAAACGGTCATCGTGGAACGGGAGAACGGCGAGGTCGTCTCGGCTTTCATGAATGCCTACGTGTCCAACGGCATGGAACTTCAAAATGCCCAGCCCGGCGATTTGGTATTGATCCAGTTGATGGGCAAAGCTAAAAGCCAGCATGGCAATCAGTACAACGAATTCCAGCTGTACATTGAGAAACCAACATAACGTCAATTGCAATGCGTTATCACAAGGCACCGGCTTCAGCCGGTGCCTTGTTGTGTTTATTTGTTTGTGCGAATGGCAAATTAGGCTGTTTGCGCCTCCTGTGGGTCCAACATTGGGCGAGCTGAGAACGCCCGCCGTGCCGGGGCGCTGCGTTCGTGAGTTTCGACTACTACGAGCCATCCCGCACGTTGACCGTCAGCTGCGGCATCGCCTGTTTGAATATCTGAACTCATTAATTAGGTGTAATCAAGGAGCCAGACTTTTCTGGAACATAGTTTTTAGTTATAAAAATGCAGCGAGTGCATTTATTTTTGTATAAAATGCATCTAATGCATTAGTGTTGGGCTCCTCGAATGGCAATCACCAGTATCCCTCAATTAGTCAAGATGGCGCGCAATGGACGCAGTCAGTCTGAATTTGCTCTTGAACTTGGTGTGAAGCAGTCTACTTCGGAAAATTTCAAGCTAGTTGTCGCCTCAATGTAAAAACTTATGCGGTTATTTTGTTTTGGTTAGAGGGCTCCTGGTTCGAGTTGTTTTGGGCTTCGGCATGATCGGGATTGAGATGAACGGTATGGATTCTGTTCCAGTTACGAGTATTTTTACTCCAGCGCTGCGGATTTTGGCGGCGGGCGTTTTCATAGAGCGCGGTGCGTTTCGCCAATAGGGCTAAGTCCAAGCCGGCATGGCGTTGCGCCGGGGTCACAAATCCAATGGCGCTATGGCGGTGTTCGTGGTTGTACCACTGCACCAGATCGGCCACCCATTGCCGGGCAACCGTCAGGTCGGCAAACGGTTTCAACGGGTATTGCGGGCGATATTTCAAGGTTTTGAACAGCGATTCCGAATAAGGGTTGTCGTTGCTCACGGCCGGGCGGCTAAACGAAGGGACGACGCCGAGCCGCTGCAAGGTCGCGAGCATGGTAGCCCCCTTCATAGGACTGCCGTTGTCGGAATGCAGGATGATCTGCCCAGGCCGCAGGCCTTCGCGTTGAACAATATCCTGCATCAGTTCGCTGGCCCATTGGCTGCTTTCTTCCTCAAATACCTGCCAACCCACAATTTGACGGCTAAAGATGTCGAGGAACAAGTAGAGATAGTAAAACTGGCCTTTGATCGCCGTCGGCAGATAGGTAATATCCCAACTATAAATCTGGTTCGGCGCGGTAGCAGTCAGCGCGCGGGGTTTGCTGCGCGGCTGACGGGGGCGTTCGCTACGGCGGTGTTTCAGCTGCTGGGCGGCTTTCAGAATGCGATAGATCGTCGATTCGGACGCCAGATAAATGCCTTGATCGGCCAGGCGAGGCACGATCTGGCTGGGCGGACAATCCGCAAATTCATCGGAATTGGCCACACTCAGGATGTGGGCGCGCTCGGCCTCGGTGAGCGCATGCGGCGGCGTGTATTGGCGTTGCGGTCGACGATCGGCTTTCACCGGTTCATCGTCACCGGCTTGCCAGCGCTGCAAGGTGCGCGGGCTCAGACCCAGTACAGCACAGGCTTGGTCTTGGCGGGCACCGGCGGCCATCGCCTCGGCAACGGATTCGATCAGGTTTTGGCGCTGCTGAAGAGACGTCATTCGACCTCGCCCCCCAACAGCGCCCGGACCTTTTTTTGCAGGATCAACAAAGCGGCGGCTTCGGCCAGGGCTTTTTCCTTGCGAGCCAACTCGCGTTCCAGGCGTTGGTTTTCGGCTTTTAGGCTGCGTAGCGTCTGGCTGTCTTTGCGGTCGTTATCGCTGCTACCGGCTGTGCAGAAATCGGTCTTCCATTGTTGCAATTGATGGGCAAATAACCCACGTTCGCGACACCAGGCATTCAAGGCCTCGCCCGACAATGTGTGGGTTTCCTGAAGTGCCTGCAAGCGCTGTTCCGGTGACCAATCTTGAG
Proteins encoded:
- a CDS encoding IS3 family transposase (programmed frameshift), whose product is MKYSKTRYSDEFKEQALAKVYSRGNRSIQAIADELNLSVHTLKTWMSHTALNDKNRAKSPAKRPQDWSPEQRLQALQETHTLSGEALNAWCRERGLFAHQLQQWKTDFCTAGSSDNDRKDSQTLRSLKAENQRLERELARKEKALAEAAALLILQKKGPGAVGGRGRMTSLQQRQNLIESVAEAMAAGARQDQACAVLGLSPRTLQRWQAGDDEPVKADRRPQRQYTPPHALTEAERAHILSVANSDEFADCPPSQIVPRLADQGIYLASESTIYRILKAAQQLKHRRSERPRQPRSKPRALTATAPNQIYSWDITYLPTAIKGQFYYLYLFLDIFSRQIVGWQVFEEESSQWASELMQDIVQREGLRPGQIILHSDNGSPMKGATMLATLQRLGVVPSFSRPAVSNDNPYSESLFKTLKYRPQYPLKPFADLTVARQWVADLVQWYNHEHRHSAIGFVTPAQRHAGLDLALLAKRTALYENARRQNPQRWSKNTRNWNRIHTVHLNPDHAEAQNNSNQEPSNQNKITA
- a CDS encoding SOS response-associated peptidase gives rise to the protein MCGRYALTATPEALIEHFEILRQVHFQPSYNIAPAQKILNIVELDDQSRKAVNLFWGLVPSWAKDSKNSSHLINARMETVREKPSFRSAFNHRRCLIPASSFYEWQKLESGKQAFNIHHADHQLFAFAGLWEQWQHETETLYSCTIITTAAAGLMQPIHDRMPVIIPLEHYHQWLDKTTDADQAFELLDNHAYSQMMAIPVSDWVNNPRHDDERCIHAV